In the genome of Lynx canadensis isolate LIC74 chromosome X, mLynCan4.pri.v2, whole genome shotgun sequence, one region contains:
- the EFNB1 gene encoding ephrin-B1 gives MARPGQRWLGKWLVAMVVLALCRLATPLAKNLEPVSWSSLNPKFLSGKGLVIYPKIGDKLDIICPRAEAGRPYEYYKLYLVRPEQAAACSTVLDPNVLVTCNRPEQEIRFTIKFQEFSPNYMGLEFKKHHDYYITSTSNGSLEGLENREGGVCRTRTMKIVMKVGQDPNAVTPEQLTTSRPSKEADNTIKMATQAPSGRGSLGDSDGKHDTVNQEEKSGPGASGGGSGDPDSFFNSKVALFAAVGAGCVIFLLIIIFLTVLLLKLRKRHRKHTQQRAPALSLSTLASPKGGSGTAGTEPSDIIIPLRTTENNYCPHYEKVSGDYGHPVYIVQEMPPQSPANIYYKV, from the exons ATGGCCCGGCCTGGGCAGCGTTGGCTCGGCAAGTGGCTTGTGGCGATGGTCGTGTTGGCACTGTGCCGGCTTGCCACGCCGTTGGCCAAGAACCTGGAGCCCGTGTCCTGGAGCTCCCTCAACCCCAA ATTCCTGAGTGGGAAGGGCCTGGTGATCTACCCAAAGATTGGAGACAAGCTGGACATCATCTGCCCCCGAGCAGAAGCAGGGCGGCCCTATGAGTACTACAAGCTGTACCTGGTGCGGCCTGAGCAGGCAGCTGCTTGCAGCACTGTGCTTGACCCCAACGTGCTGGTCACCTGCAATAGGCCAGAGCAGGAAATCCGCTTCACCATTAAGTTCCAGGAGTTCAGCCCCAACTACATGGGCCTGGAGTTTAAGAAGCACCATGATTACTACATTACCT CTACATCCAATGGGAGTTTGGAGGGACTGGAAAACCGGGAGGGAGGTGTGTGCCGTACACGCACCATGAAGATCGTCATGAAGGTTGGGCAAG ACCCCAATGCTGTGACACCTGAGCAGCTGACCACCAGCCGGCCGAGCAAGGAGGCAGATAACACTATCAAGATGGCCACACAGGCCCCCAGTGGTCGGGGCTCCCTGGGTGACTCTGATGGCAAGCATG aTACTGTGAACCAGGAAGAGAAGAGTGGCCCAGGTGCGAGTGGAGGTGGCAGTGGAGACCCTGACAGCTTCTTCAACTCCAAGGTGGCATTGTTTGCGGCCGTTGGTGCTGGTTGTGTCATCTTCCTGCTCATCATCATCTTCCTGACAGTTCTGCTACTAAAGCTGCGCAAGCGGCATCGCAAGCACACCCAACAGCGGGCACCCGCCCTCTCACTCAGTACCCTGGCCAGTCCCAAGGGGGGCAGTGGCACGGCGGGCACCGAGCCCAGCGACATCATCATCCCCTTACGGACTACAGAGAACAACTACTGCCCCCACTATGAGAAGGTGAGTGGGGACTACGGGCACCCTGTCTACATCGTCCAGGAGATGCCACCCCAGAGCCCAGCGAACATCTACTACAAGGTCTGA